TGACGATACCCGATGCCTCGAGCAAGGGTACTCTCTAACTCGCCTGGTGTCGGCGGGAATCTGGGAACAGGGACGAAGTCGAGAGTCGGCTCTGCTCGTGAATGCGATTCGGCAGCAACAGCCGGTGGAGCGGATTGTGAACCTCACTCGCTCCTTGCAGTCGCTCGCTGATTCAAATCCCTCCAGTCACTGATTCACCCGCTCACGAGTGCCGAGCACACGAGGTGCTCGGCGGCGTAGTTCGCGGGAGAAGTAAGCCGGTGGAGGGATTTGAACCCTCGACCTATTCCTTACGAAGGAATCGCTCTAGCCAGTCTGAGCTACACCGGCGCGGGCGTACACTCGCTCGGGCCCGCGTCGGGCACTCGAACGCATCTTCACGTACTGCGATGATACCAATAAGGGTTGCGAATCGACTCGACCATCACCGCCGCGTCAGGCGAACGTCGAGGCAGACGTTGTACTCGTGGGGCGCGTACGACCGGACGGTCTGGCGGGTCTCGACGGTCACGTCGTACTCGGGTTCGGCGGTGGCGCGGATGGCGCGCTCGCCCGGGCCGAAGCGGTCGTCCTCGTGCTGGATGTCGTAGTAGTGGAGCACGCACTCGTCGCCTGCGAGTGCGACCGCGGTGTCGACGAACTCGTCGGCGCTGTGGGGCAGGTTCATCAGGACGCGGTCGGCCCAGCCCTCGTACTCGCCCGCCACGTCGCGCACGTCGCCCTGGATGGCGGTCACGCGCTCAGCCACGCCGTTTCGCTCGGCGTTCTCCCGCAGGTACTCGATGGCGCGCTCGTTCAGGTCGACGGCGACGACCTCTGCCTCGCGCTTCGCGGCCGGGATGGCGAACGGGCCGACGCCCGCGAACATGTCGAAGACGTGCTCGCCGGGCTGGACCTGCTCGACGACGCGGTGGCGCTCGGTCGCGAGCCGGGGCGAGAAGTACACCTCGGCGATGTCCAGCGCGAACTCGGTGCCGTACTCGCGGTGGACCGTCTCCGTGTCCTCGCCGACGAGCACGTCCCAGTCCCGGACGCGAAGCTCGCCCTTAATCTCGGAGGCGCGGTTCACGACCGTCGTGACCGGCAAGTCCGAGTCGACGATGGCCCGTGCCATCTCCATCGCGACCTCGGGGTCGTCCTCGTCGACGATGGCGATGTCGCCCAGGCGCTCGTGGCTCGGCTCGTAGCCGAGGATGTCAGCCGGCGTCGTCGGAGTCCGGCGATTCTCGGCGTCGTACTCGACCACCTCGTACTCGGCCGGGACCGCGGCCGCGTCGGTCACGGGGATGTACACCCAGCCGTCAGCAGCAGAAATCTGGTACTCGTCGGAGAGCAGGTCCGCCTCGGCGAGGGCCTGGCGCGTCGCCTCGCCCGCCGACCGCTCCACTCGCACGCAGGGGACGTTCATATCGTGTGCGAACCGTGCAGGCGTCCTAACGCTGACGCTTCGCGGTGGCCCCTCGCGCCCACGGGTCGAAACGTTATAGCCCGTCATGGCGCTACGGACGGTATGCTCACCTTCATCGGCCTCGGCCTGTACGACGAGCGCTCCATCACCGTCGAAGGGGCGGAGCGCCTCCAGGCCGCCGACCGGGCCTACGCGGAGTTCTACACGAGCAAGCTCATCGGTGCCGACGTGGCGGACCTCGAAGCCTACCACGACATCGACATCGAGGTCCGCGACCGACCCGGCGTCGAACAGCACCCCGAGGACATCCTCGACGCTGCCGAGTCCGAAGACGTGGCGTTCCTGACCGCCGGCGACACGATGATCTCGACCACCCACGTCGACCTCCGCCTGCGCGCCCAGGAGCGCGGCATCGACACCCGCATCGTCCACGGGACGACCGCCCAGACCGCCACCAGCTCGCTCACCGGCCTGCAGAACTACCGCTTCGGAAAGGCGACGACGCTCCCCTTCGAGTACGCTCACGGCGGCGACGACGTGCCCGAGAGCGTCCGCCGCACCATCGACGCCAACCGCGAACAGGGCCTGCACACCGTGGTCTACCTCGACATCAAGGTCGGCCGCGGCCCCGACGGCGACGACCCCGACCACGAGGAGTACATGACCGCGGACTACGCCGCGACCCTGCTGGCTGAATACTACCCGGACACGCTCGGCGTCGTGGTCGCCCGCGCCGGCAGTCCCGACCCGCTCGTCGCCGCGGACCGGCTCTCGGCGCTCGCCGACCGCGAGTTCGGCGACCCGCTCCACCTGCTCGTGATTCCCGGCGAGCTCCACCTCATCGAGGCCGACGCCCTGCGCGACCTCGCGGGCGCGCCCGAGGACCTGCTCGACGCGTAGACGCAGAACCAGAATCGCACCGTCTCTTTCTCTCCGGTATCGCCCCACAGAGCTGTCGCTGTGTGGTGTAGCGTCCGAAAGAAAGCGGAGTGCGTCAAGGACCGGACGAGGTCCGGTTAGTTAGCGATTAGTTCTGGCGGCGGACCGCGAGCAGCGCAGCAGCGACGAGCGCGACGAGCGCGACGCCGATGCCGAAGCCGGGCTGACCACCGTTACCGTCGCCGTCACCACCGTCGCCACCGGACGTGGTGGTCGTGGTCGGCGGCTCGGTCGTCGTGGTCGTCGGCGGAGCCGTCGTAGTCGTGGTCGGCGGCTGCGTCGTGGTCGTCGTCGGCGGCTGCGTCGTGGTCGTCGTCGGCGGCTGCGTCGTCGTGGTCTGGTCCGATTCAGCGACCTGACCCTCAGCGGAGTCGTACTGGCTGCCGTCGTAGCGGACGGAGACCGTGTAGTTCGTACCAGCAGGCACGTCGCTGAAGTCGAGCTCAAGGCTCCAGGTACCGTCGCTGGAGACCGTTGCCGTGCCCGGCTTCAGGAACGGCTCGTTCTGGTCGTCACTGTTGACACGGACCGTGACCTCGGAGCCAGCAGCGAGCGTGCTGGTCCCGGAGATGCTCTGGTTCGTGGCGGAGGAGACGATGACCTCGTCGTTCGCGTTCTTGTCGAGGGTCACGTCGACTTCCTCGACCTCGAACTCGGTCGTGACGGTCTGGTCGGAGCTGGCGAGGACGCCTTCACCGACGGTGAAGTTGGCCTCGTACTCGTCACCAGCCTGGACCGATTCCCAGTTCCCGCTGCGGTTGGCCTGAAGGCCGTCCGTCGGGGTGATGAGGTAGTACGTCTCGTTGTCAGCGTCGGCGATGACGGTCGTGTTGTCAGCGCCGAGTTCGATCATGCGCGGCTGGCGGTTCTGACCGGGGTTCGTCTGCGTGACCGCGAGCGATGCGCTCGTGTTGGAGGTCACGTTGAAGAACTGAGCGGAGGTGTTCGGACCGCCCTGCGTGGCGGTAACACCCTCGAGACCGGAGGCCTCGAGCTCGTGGATCAGGACGTCGCCAGCGGCGATGGAGCTGTCCTGCGTGATGGTGCCGTCCTCAACGGCTGCGAGGATGTCGGAGACATCCGAGACGGACGCGCCCTGCGGGGCCGTCCACGTGCGGAGGTTGTCGGTCGTGCGGTCGCGGATGTTCAGGGTAGCGACAGCCTCGGCGTCGTCGCCGTAGTTGTCGCTGTCGCCCTTCAGGACCTCAACGTCGTAGTCACCGGTGTCGATGAGGCTGCCACCGAGGCCGTCCTGTTCCGGGTTCGCAACGGTGTCGTCGCCTGCTGCGGTGAAGGCAGCGGACGTGTTACCGGTGTCACCGAGCAGGAACGTGTTGACCTGAACGGTCGCCTCGCCGTCGCCGTCCTCGTCAACGACGGTCAGGTTGGCCTCGTAGCCAGCCTCGTCGCTACCGATGTGGACGACAGCGGAGTCGGTGTTCTGGAAGTTGACGGTGATGTCAGCGACGTCACCGATCTCGTCGGTGTAGATACTCTGGGCGAAGCTGACCTCACCGGTCGCGGCCTCGTCGACCACGATGGTGTCGGTCGTCAGGGACTTGCCCGTCTGGACGTCGGTCACTTCGACCGTGTAGTTGCCGGCGTCCTGAGTACCGAAGTCGAAGGTAGCCTCACCGGAGCCGTCGAGCGTGACGTCCTGCGAGGAGACCTCGTCGCCGTTGGAGTCCAGGAGGACACCCTGGACCGTCGCACCACCGCGGTTCTCGCTGACGGAGACCGTCAGGGAGTCGTCGGTCGTGATGGACGTGTCGTCGGCGGATGCGTCGAGCGTGAGCTCGCGCAGGTCGAAGGTCGTGGAGTTCTCGAAGCCGTTCTCGTAGACCGTGAAGCCGTAGGTCGCCGAGACGTTACGGTTAGCCGTGTTGAACACGTACGTGGAGCTGTTCGCACCAGTGGAACCGTTGAAGATGACGGAACCGTCCTTCGTGACGTCCAGACCGGTGTCGGTCTGGTTCGCGATGAACGCGACCTTGCCACCGGCGTAGAAGTTCTGGCCCGAGGTACCAGCGTTGACCGTGTAGCTGGTGATGGTCGGGCTGACGTCGCCGAGCGTGTAGGTGCCCGTCGTGTAGTCAGCCGACTCGATGGTCACCGTAAGGGTGTCCGTCGGGTCGATGTCTTCGGTGGTCGACGTAAGGACGAGGGTACCCGTCGTACCGTCGTCGGTAGCGTCAACGTTGTAGTCGCCAGTGACATCGTTACCGTTCTTCGTGACGGTGATGTTCGGACTGAGGCTGGAATTCGATGCTTCAGAGAGTGCAATCTCGATGGTGGACGTACCACCGTCGTCGTACTCGACCGCGCTGTTTACCGAAGGCGCGAGTGTCGAGTCCGCAGCCGCACTACCGGAGAACGCGATGACGCCCGCGAAGACGGACGTGACCATCAGCGCCGCCAGCAGAATGCTGCGTGCTTTGTCTTTGTTTCCTGTCATAGGTTGTAATGTAGGTTCGTTTCGGCGGCGACATCACCTTTCGCACCCGACGCCTGTGGGGGGCGACCGGGTGTACTCGGTACTGTCACCATGGGTAGGGGTACATCAATAAGCCACGGACCATTGTTATAAATGCTTTGTGGTGAAGCCGTGGTGATGCGAACACGTCTCACACCCCTGCAGACGTGCTTTCGCCGGGTTTCGGCTCTGGCGTCGCAATCGTCGTCACCGACACAAGATACTTAAAGTAGTTCGCAATCGGATTGCCGAGAAACAGATAGAATCAGTGTGTTGAGGCCGTCACGCACCGATTGAGTCGAATTCGAGTTATCACTCGCGTTCCAGAAGCTCGACCTCGTGACCGTCGTTGGTCTTCGTGAACGCGTACATGTCGTCACAGCTCGCGGGGTCGCGGTAGTCGGCGGCGTCACGGGTCATCAGGTCGTCCCAGGCGTCGTCGAGGTCGTCCACGCGCACGCAGACGTGGCCCCAGGAGTCGCCCTGGTCGTAGGAGCGACCGTCGTAGTTGTAGGTCAGCTCCATCGTCATCGCCTCCTCGGGTGCGTCGCCGGGCTTCATGAAGTAGAGCGCGAACGTGTCGAGTTCGGAGCGACGGACGAGGTCGTAGTCGAACTTGCGGCTCCACCAGCCGATGGCGGCGTCGGCGTCCTCGACACGGACCATGGTGTGGTCGATGCTCCACCTCGCGCCGTAGTCGCGCTCGACGATCTCGACCTCGTGGCCGTCGGGGTCTGTCACGAAGGCGTAGGAGCCGCCGCAGGAGTCGGGGTCGCGGTAGTCCTCGACGCCCTGGGCCATGAGTTCGTCG
This window of the Haloarchaeobius amylolyticus genome carries:
- a CDS encoding VOC family protein; the protein is MSATLDHTMMRVEDLEASLDWYQTHLDYEEKGRWEADTFTNVYLGPEDMHDAGATLELTYNHDDRTYEMGDAWGHIAVRVDDVYDAYDELMAQGVEDYRDPDSCGGSYAFVTDPDGHEVEIVERDYGARWSIDHTMVRVEDADAAIGWWSRKFDYDLVRRSELDTFALYFMKPGDAPEEAMTMELTYNYDGRSYDQGDSWGHVCVRVDDLDDAWDDLMTRDAADYRDPASCDDMYAFTKTNDGHEVELLERE
- the dph5 gene encoding diphthine synthase; protein product: MLTFIGLGLYDERSITVEGAERLQAADRAYAEFYTSKLIGADVADLEAYHDIDIEVRDRPGVEQHPEDILDAAESEDVAFLTAGDTMISTTHVDLRLRAQERGIDTRIVHGTTAQTATSSLTGLQNYRFGKATTLPFEYAHGGDDVPESVRRTIDANREQGLHTVVYLDIKVGRGPDGDDPDHEEYMTADYAATLLAEYYPDTLGVVVARAGSPDPLVAADRLSALADREFGDPLHLLVIPGELHLIEADALRDLAGAPEDLLDA
- a CDS encoding DUF7827 domain-containing protein codes for the protein MTGNKDKARSILLAALMVTSVFAGVIAFSGSAAADSTLAPSVNSAVEYDDGGTSTIEIALSEASNSSLSPNITVTKNGNDVTGDYNVDATDDGTTGTLVLTSTTEDIDPTDTLTVTIESADYTTGTYTLGDVSPTITSYTVNAGTSGQNFYAGGKVAFIANQTDTGLDVTKDGSVIFNGSTGANSSTYVFNTANRNVSATYGFTVYENGFENSTTFDLRELTLDASADDTSITTDDSLTVSVSENRGGATVQGVLLDSNGDEVSSQDVTLDGSGEATFDFGTQDAGNYTVEVTDVQTGKSLTTDTIVVDEAATGEVSFAQSIYTDEIGDVADITVNFQNTDSAVVHIGSDEAGYEANLTVVDEDGDGEATVQVNTFLLGDTGNTSAAFTAAGDDTVANPEQDGLGGSLIDTGDYDVEVLKGDSDNYGDDAEAVATLNIRDRTTDNLRTWTAPQGASVSDVSDILAAVEDGTITQDSSIAAGDVLIHELEASGLEGVTATQGGPNTSAQFFNVTSNTSASLAVTQTNPGQNRQPRMIELGADNTTVIADADNETYYLITPTDGLQANRSGNWESVQAGDEYEANFTVGEGVLASSDQTVTTEFEVEEVDVTLDKNANDEVIVSSATNQSISGTSTLAAGSEVTVRVNSDDQNEPFLKPGTATVSSDGTWSLELDFSDVPAGTNYTVSVRYDGSQYDSAEGQVAESDQTTTTQPPTTTTTQPPTTTTTQPPTTTTTAPPTTTTTEPPTTTTTSGGDGGDGDGNGGQPGFGIGVALVALVAAALLAVRRQN
- a CDS encoding class I SAM-dependent methyltransferase, giving the protein MNVPCVRVERSAGEATRQALAEADLLSDEYQISAADGWVYIPVTDAAAVPAEYEVVEYDAENRRTPTTPADILGYEPSHERLGDIAIVDEDDPEVAMEMARAIVDSDLPVTTVVNRASEIKGELRVRDWDVLVGEDTETVHREYGTEFALDIAEVYFSPRLATERHRVVEQVQPGEHVFDMFAGVGPFAIPAAKREAEVVAVDLNERAIEYLRENAERNGVAERVTAIQGDVRDVAGEYEGWADRVLMNLPHSADEFVDTAVALAGDECVLHYYDIQHEDDRFGPGERAIRATAEPEYDVTVETRQTVRSYAPHEYNVCLDVRLTRR